The nucleotide window TGCCCCTATTGCCCTGATCCTGCATTCCGATCCGCAATATGGCGGAAATATGAACAACAAGATCTGTTATTACCAGTATCACTCCTTCGCACGCCGTGGTTTTTCGGTTCTGCGGTTTAATTTCCGCGGTGTTGGCAGAAGCCAGGGTGAATTTGACAGCGGCATTGGCGAACTTAGCGATGCCGCGGCGGCACTTGACTGGCTGCAGTCCTTTAACCGGGATGCCTCAAGCTGCTGGATTGCGGGTTTTTCCTTCGGGGCCTGGATTGGCATGCAGCTTCTGATGCGTCGTCCGGAGATCGAGGGGTTCCTTTCAGTATCCCCGCCGGCAAACCTTTATGATTTCAGTTTCCTTGCCCCCTGCCCCTCTTCCGGGCTGGTTATGCAGGGCACGGCCGATACAGTGGTATCTGAACCGTCTGTCCAGAAACTGGTTGAAAAACTGCAAAGTCAGAAAGGCATTACCATTGACTATGAAAAAGTCGAAAATGCCGACCATTTTTATGAAAATCATCACGAGCCGCTGGTGCGCAAAATTGATGAATATCTGACCAAACGGCTCGGCTACTAATCACCGGTCTGTAGGCAAATGTACAACGCCTCCCGGCATCGGACGGTTCACGCCGGTCGTGCCGGGAAATGTTATGGGCAGGTTCTTCAGCCTGCGCACAGCCAGATAGGCAAAGGCTTCCGCCTCAATAAAATCTCCGTGCCAGCCGATGGATTCCACCGGTGAAATCAAGGCAGATGTTCGGGATTCAAGCTGTTCCATCAACACCGGATTATGCCGTCCGCCGCCGCATACAAAGCAGCTTTCAGGCGGTCGCGGAAACAGGTTCATAGTTGCCGCAATGGACTGAGCAGTAAAAGCCGTCAATGTCGCCGCCCCGTCTTCCAGTGACAATTTTTCCAGCCCTGGTACTGTAAAACTGTTTCTGTCCAGTGACTTGGGCGGAGGCTGGCGGAAATATTCATGGTCCATCCAGGCTCCCAACAGGTCATCATGAATCTTTCCCTGACGCGCATGACAGCCATCCTGATCGCAGTCCTCGCCCGTGTGATTTCTGATCCAGTCATTGAGTAACGCATTGCCCGGGCCGGCATCACAGGAGTGAAGTTCGTCCTGACTACGATTGCCGGGAATCCAGGTCACATTTGACACACCGCCAATGTTGATGATTGCGAGATCAGCATCGCCGGGACGCGCCGAAATAAGAGCAAGATGATAGATTGGCACGAGCGGCGCCCCCTGTCCACCGGCCGCCACATCCATACTGCGGAAGTCACTGACAACAGGAACCTGCAGGCTGTCTGCCATCATCTGACCGTCGCCAATCTGCCAGGTCCAGCCCTCCGCCGGGCGATGAAGCAACGTCTGGCCATGAAAACCGACGACCTCGATTTCCTTTTTTTTCAGGCCGTTATTGCTCAACAGGTCTTTGACGGCGAGTATATGATGTTCCGTCAGGATTTCCGCGAGACGGTTTATTTTTGCATCGTCCTGGGCCGGCTTATTGTGTAGCCTCGCGGTTGCCAGTCCTTCGAGAAGGAGATTCTGTATTTCTCTATTATAGGGAATATGGACAGGGTGACCATATGGCTCTGCACCGATGCCATCCGTCAGCAGCAGTGAAGCGTCGACACCATCCAGAGAGGTCCCACTCATCAGGCCGACGGCAAGTATTTTTTTGTCGGAAAGCTGTTTTTCCATGAAGTTTCCGTTTAATTATTACCTGAACCTATGCTACATGATGCGCCTGAAATGTTACAGAAAATAAATCCGCAACTTTTTTCAAATGCAACCAAAGAATAATATTATGACCGACACAGCCGACAGTTTTCTGCCAAAATCCTCGTTTCTTTCAACCATGAAGGACCGGGGATATATCCATCAGTGCACCGACCCTGGAGGTCTGGATTCCGCATTGCAGGAGAAAATTGTACCGGCATATATCGGTTTTGACTGCACGGCCACCAGCCTGCATGTGGGTTCCCTGGTTCAGATCATGATGCTGCGTCACCTGCAGAAATCCGGGCATAAACCCATCGTGCTTCTTGGCGGCGGCACCACGCGGATTGGTGACCCCACGGGCCGGGATGAATCCCGGGCCATGCTGACTGACGAGCAGATCCAGGCCAATATGGACGGCATCCGCAAGGTGTTCGAAAAATACATTTCCTTTGGCGACGGTGAGACAGATGCCATCCTGGTCAACAACGCCGACTGGCTTGATGAACTGAAATACATTGAGTTCCTGCGGGATATGGGCGTCCATTTCACCATCAACCGCATGTTGACCTTTGACAGTGTCAAGCTGCGCCTGGAACGTGAGCAGCCGATGACCTTCCTGGAGTTCAACTACATGATCCTTCAGGCCTATGACTTTCTGGAACTGAACCGCAACTACGGCTGTTGTTTTCAGATGGGCGGCTCTGACCAGTGGGGTAACATCATTAACGGCGTGGAACTGAACCGCAGGGTCGACCAGAAGGAAACCTTTGGCCTTACGACCCCTCTTGTGACCTTGGCCAACGGCCAGAAAATGGGTAAAACCATGGGCGGCGCCATATGGCTTAACGATGATATGCTGTCCCCTTATGATTTCTGGCAGTTCTGGCGTAACACCGATGATGCGGATGTTGGCCGGTTTCTCCGCCTGTTTACAGAACTTCCCATGACTGAAATAGAGAAACTGGAATCCCTGGAAGGCGCTGAAATCAACGAGGCCAAAAAAGTTCTGGCCAATGAGGCAACAAAAATGTGCCACGGCGAGGATGCTGCCCATGCTGCCGAGGAAACAGCGCGCAAGGCCTTTGAGGAAAAATCCCTTGCTGCTGACCTGCCAAAGATTTCTGTGCCCAAAGCAGAACTTGAAGCAGGTGTCGCCTTCAGTGATCTTTTTACCCGGGCGGGCCTTGCAACCTCAAAAGGGGAAGCAAGACGCCTGGTCAAAGGTGGCGGCGCCCGTCTCAATGATGAAAAAATTGATGACAGCGAGTTGATGGTTACCACAGCCATGCTGAATGAAGAAGGCACGATCAAGCTGTCTGCCGGTAGAAAACGGCATATTCTGGTTGAACCGGCCTAGTCCTGCGGTCCTGGCGGAGGAGTATCCGGCGAAATTCCCTGCAGCTCCTCGGCTTCTTCCCGCAGGGTCTTTTTATCGGAACCTCCGAGTACGCTGAAAATATTCCTGAGTATCCCTGGGGCCAGAGCAGCCAGCGGGTTCACCCGTATGTCGGTTTCCTGCATGGTGCCTGTCATTTCAAAAGTGGCCGCAAAAATGCCCTGCCCCTTGCCGCCGGTCAGGATTGCGCCAATAATGGGAATGTTGCTGAACAGGGAGTTCAGTCCGTAGGCGGGCACAATGGTTCCCTCGATATTGACCTCATTGTAGGATTGATCGACCTTGCCGGACATGGTCACGCCCAGTGCATTACCCCGGGCTGTCCCCTTTTTGATATCCAGAATGCCGTTATATTGATGAAAGTCCATCTGGAACTTGTCAAATTGCAATCCGCCTTTTTTAAGTTCTTCCCGGGCTTTGGAAAAGTCTTTTTCCTCCAGAAGCTTGGAAACTCCCGGTGAATCGCTTATCAGGAAATCTTCAGCGGTCATGCGTCCCTCGATGGACAAGCCGCCATCCCGTCGGCCATAATCCGCGGCGATCTCCATCGTTCCATTAACACCAACATTAAAGACACCCGTTCCACGCAGGGTCTCCCCGGCATTACTGCTTTTAACTTTCAACAGACGGTCTTTTTCCCCCTGGCCGAGGTTAACAGTAAATTCTTTGCCATCCTCGAAGAAAGCCTTGAGGTCAAGGCTTCTGAAATCGCCTCCGGTATAAGCGCCTTGCAGGGTCGTATCCCACAGGGTGACCCCGTTTTCGGCTTTTACTTTCTGCAGGCTGGCGCTTACATCGAAATCCGGCATTGTGCTGTCTTCGTCACCAGACCCGGCGTTTTTTAAAATCTTCAAAATAGGCCTGGCATCAAACTCCCGGGCTCTGATTGACGTATTGTAATTTTGTTTTTCCGCATTCCAGACCATTTCCATGTCAAAGTCCATATCAGGCATTCTCAGCCTGGATATGGCGAGACGAGCCGTGCGGTCCTCAACGATCAGAACCTCTGAAGAGGCCTGAAAATCAGAACTGACAATATTTATGTCACGAACCTCGATAATGTTTCCGTTTTTGAAGTCCAGTTTGAAGTCAGCCCCGGCGGATATATTTTCTTCCTTGATCCAGCCAATTGGATCAAACGTGATACGCGTTGAAAGCAGATCGACATGCCCGGTGCCGGTTTTCATACTCGCGCCCCTGCCCCTGAGTTCAAGGTCGAGAACTGCGGGACCTTCCACATAGGGACGGAAAGGAAGATTAAAGGCATCCCAGTCTGCCCCGGCCATGGGACCTTTTATGTGATAACTAGTCGGAAGTTCATTCCCGGTTGTTTCGAACGCTTCGTTCCAGACCGCTGCAAATTTGACACCATTGAGCAGAATATCACCCTCAGCCCTTAGGGAATTGCCATTCACAGACAGGTTTATATTCCCATCCATAATGGACAATTTGTCAGATATATGGGGAATCTTCAGGTTATCAATTTGAGCGTCCACCTGAAACTCGACCTGCTTGAGTGAAAGTTTCTTAAGCAAGGGGAACTCGAGGGAAAGTATTGCAGTCCCTTTACCCGTTACACTGCCGGGTTCAATCCCGTATTTCGACGGATAACCGAGTGGCTTGTGATCAATAACCGCAAGAATATCTTCTACGGATCCTGACAGGGGAAGTTTAAAGCTGGCCAATGCCCCGCCCTTTTTGTCAATATCCCTGAACAGCAGTTCGCCGTTGCTAACAGTTACATTATCGATATCCCCCTGGTCAGCCGTCAGGGTGAATGTTTTCAAATTCAGGTATCCTGAACCGGATACATTTTTGAGTAACGGCATGGGATGAAGATAGTCGGCAGCGACATCCCTGATATCAAAACGAAACTCAAAGGCCGTTTCCGGGAGCTGCTCCGCCTTCCACATTTCAGGATCAATCTTCACATCAATGGTTCCGTTTCTCACGGATCCGGCGCTGATATTTTTGCTGATCCATTTTCTGGCCCCGCGGGCTTTTTCCGGCGGCCAGTAGGTCACGAGATTGGAAAACAGGAGCTCCCCGATGCGGGCATTAAGTGTCACGCCAGGTTCCCGCAGGCTTCCATAGAGCAGGCCATCTCCGTTAATTTCAGCTTTGTCTATCCTGAGCAGAAACTGATCCAGAAATATGATCTGTTGATCACCGCTGTAATGACCGCTCAGATATATATTGTCCAAAGCAACCGGTGCCGGATAGAGTTCCATTGCATTCAGGGTACCTGCCCCGGCCTCGACCTCGAAGATGACACTGTCCAGAGCAAGTTCGGTTCCAACTGCAATATCAATGATACCATTGAGCGGAACATTCAGGGATTTTAGCTGTTCCAGCTCTTTGACGTCGCCGGCAAAAGTGCCCGGTGACAGGTTTGAAAACCTAAGCTGAAGAATAGCATCCTTGCGTCTGTTGTTGTGGGCAATGGAAAGATGCAGGGGGGCAATGTTGATTTCGGAAAAAAGGATATCTCCCTCTAGCAATGCCAGCAGGCCTTCATCTGTTCTTTTCATATTCAGCACGGCGCCGGGTATAATCCAGTGACTGCCCGACGCTTCATCGATGAAAGTGAAGGAGCTGTCCCGGAAAGTCAGTTCCTTGAGATAGCCCGCAGCGTTCATCGGCGCGGGTTCAGACAAGAGCTGCCGGGTCATGCGCGGAATGATTTTCTGACTTGTCTGGAAATCGTCAAGGAGCCTTTGCAGCTTTACCTGGAAGGGTTCTTCACCGCCACTTTCCCAGAAATCTCCAGGCAGAGGGAATTCAAAGTGCAACTTTGAGAAATCGGCACGAACCGGCGCCAGCATCCCTCGCAGCATTCCCAGAGCACTGAACTCCACATAAGCTTCCGGAATATTGACCGACAACTCGTTTATTCTGTCCGTGAGCGAGATATTGACAAAACGAACCTCAATTCCGCTGCTGGTCTGAAAATCTCCGGTCGCAGGGTGCCAGGTCAGAACCACATCATCAAAATCTATCTTGAGGTCGGTAAAGTTTCTGGCCAGTGTGGACTTCAGATAGGGCGCAGCCCAGTTCAGCGCGACCGGCCCCATACTCAGCCGCCATATAAAAACAAGCGCAGACAAAGCCATCAGCGCCAGAAATATGGATAATATCTTTAATGTTCCCGTAGGTCGTCTCAAAACCAGTTTTCTCTTTTTTGCTGTTTTCTTTACAGCTAATATCACTTGGGTGCTAGTTTAAAGGATAAAAGCAAATAAAGTAAGGCAAGCTTCTGTGACTGATCAATTTTCATCCCGTTTTCCCTTACCCGTTAATCCCGAGTCTGCCGAAAGCAGACTTAAGGATTTTATCCAGTCCTGCATTGACCGGGGATTAACGGAAGTGGAAAAAGTCCTGGCAAAAAAACAAAATAGCGACCTGTTAAGATCCATATTGGTCGACAGCCCCTATTTGTCCACTCTGATCTCGAAAAACCAGAGTTTTTTCGTCAAGCTTATGGAGGGGTCGCCGGATGACTGTCTGGAAGACATCAACCGGGAACTGGCCGATTTGTTGCCGGAAAAGATTGAGACCGAGAAGCTCAAAGGCCACCTGCGAACGGCAAAAGCAAGGGTGGCACTGCTCACCGCCTGGGGCGATCTTTCCGGGCAGTGGCCGCTTCCCAGAATAACCGGCACACTGAGCCATTTTGCCGAAACCTGCCTGAAACTTTCGGTCGATCATCTGATCGCCAAGGCTGTCGCAGCAGGGGATCTTGAACTCACCGGCGGTGCGGATACCCCCTCTGGGAATAGCGGATATACTGTCCTGGGCATGGGCAAACTTGGCGGGCGGGAACTGAATTATTCCAGCGACATTGACCTGATTGTGCTGTTTGATCAGGATATTGTCCGCTACACGGGGCGCAAATCGGCCAAAGACCTGTTTGTCCGCATCACCCGAAGCCTGGTTAATATCATGCAGGACAGAACGGCGGAGGGATATGTTTTCCGGACAGACCTGAGACTGCGCCCGGACCCGGGCGCCATGCCGGTGGCCATGTCCATGGCAGCTGCCGAAACCTATTACCAGAGTGTTGGCCTGAACTGGGAACGGGCCGCCATGATCAAGGCCCGCCCGGTTGCCGGCGACTTGCTGGCCGGCCAGGAGTTTCTGGATCGGATAAGGGGATTTGTCTGGCGCAAACATCTGGACTATGCAGCACTGGAAGACATTTATGCCATCAAGAAACTGATTCACAAGCATCACAAGCATGGTGATATCGCCCTGGCGGGGCAGGACATCAAGCTTGGCCCGGGCGGCATCCGGGAAATCGAGTTCTTCGCCCAGATCCACCAGCTGATTTCCGGCGGCCGGGAACCGGCGCTGCGGGTTGCGCCTACCTGTACCGCCCTTGATGTGCTGGTTGAGGAAGGTCATCTGGAACAGGAAGATAACCAGATACTGCAGACCGCCTATGTCTATTTCAGAACCCTGGAACACCGCCTGCAGATGATCAATGACGATCAGACACATTCCATTCCCGAACGTCCGGAAGACATATACCGGATTGCGCGTTTCATGGGGTTTGAAAATGTTGACGAATTCGACAAGGCCACGCTCTTCCATCTGGAGAAAGTTCATGGCCTTTTTGATGATCTGCTGAAAGACAGCCGCCAGACACCTGACAGTACGGCTGAACAGGAGCTTCAGTTTCCGGCCGGAGACTACCATCCCGAAACAATGGAGGTTATCCGTCAGAACGGATTTACAGACCCA belongs to Emcibacter sp. and includes:
- a CDS encoding alpha/beta hydrolase, producing the protein MPEVIFNGPEGRLEGRYHPGKGENAPIALILHSDPQYGGNMNNKICYYQYHSFARRGFSVLRFNFRGVGRSQGEFDSGIGELSDAAAALDWLQSFNRDASSCWIAGFSFGAWIGMQLLMRRPEIEGFLSVSPPANLYDFSFLAPCPSSGLVMQGTADTVVSEPSVQKLVEKLQSQKGITIDYEKVENADHFYENHHEPLVRKIDEYLTKRLGY
- a CDS encoding AsmA-like C-terminal domain-containing protein; translation: MGPVALNWAAPYLKSTLARNFTDLKIDFDDVVLTWHPATGDFQTSSGIEVRFVNISLTDRINELSVNIPEAYVEFSALGMLRGMLAPVRADFSKLHFEFPLPGDFWESGGEEPFQVKLQRLLDDFQTSQKIIPRMTRQLLSEPAPMNAAGYLKELTFRDSSFTFIDEASGSHWIIPGAVLNMKRTDEGLLALLEGDILFSEINIAPLHLSIAHNNRRKDAILQLRFSNLSPGTFAGDVKELEQLKSLNVPLNGIIDIAVGTELALDSVIFEVEAGAGTLNAMELYPAPVALDNIYLSGHYSGDQQIIFLDQFLLRIDKAEINGDGLLYGSLREPGVTLNARIGELLFSNLVTYWPPEKARGARKWISKNISAGSVRNGTIDVKIDPEMWKAEQLPETAFEFRFDIRDVAADYLHPMPLLKNVSGSGYLNLKTFTLTADQGDIDNVTVSNGELLFRDIDKKGGALASFKLPLSGSVEDILAVIDHKPLGYPSKYGIEPGSVTGKGTAILSLEFPLLKKLSLKQVEFQVDAQIDNLKIPHISDKLSIMDGNINLSVNGNSLRAEGDILLNGVKFAAVWNEAFETTGNELPTSYHIKGPMAGADWDAFNLPFRPYVEGPAVLDLELRGRGASMKTGTGHVDLLSTRITFDPIGWIKEENISAGADFKLDFKNGNIIEVRDINIVSSDFQASSEVLIVEDRTARLAISRLRMPDMDFDMEMVWNAEKQNYNTSIRAREFDARPILKILKNAGSGDEDSTMPDFDVSASLQKVKAENGVTLWDTTLQGAYTGGDFRSLDLKAFFEDGKEFTVNLGQGEKDRLLKVKSSNAGETLRGTGVFNVGVNGTMEIAADYGRRDGGLSIEGRMTAEDFLISDSPGVSKLLEEKDFSKAREELKKGGLQFDKFQMDFHQYNGILDIKKGTARGNALGVTMSGKVDQSYNEVNIEGTIVPAYGLNSLFSNIPIIGAILTGGKGQGIFAATFEMTGTMQETDIRVNPLAALAPGILRNIFSVLGGSDKKTLREEAEELQGISPDTPPPGPQD
- a CDS encoding anhydro-N-acetylmuramic acid kinase, whose amino-acid sequence is MEKQLSDKKILAVGLMSGTSLDGVDASLLLTDGIGAEPYGHPVHIPYNREIQNLLLEGLATARLHNKPAQDDAKINRLAEILTEHHILAVKDLLSNNGLKKKEIEVVGFHGQTLLHRPAEGWTWQIGDGQMMADSLQVPVVSDFRSMDVAAGGQGAPLVPIYHLALISARPGDADLAIINIGGVSNVTWIPGNRSQDELHSCDAGPGNALLNDWIRNHTGEDCDQDGCHARQGKIHDDLLGAWMDHEYFRQPPPKSLDRNSFTVPGLEKLSLEDGAATLTAFTAQSIAATMNLFPRPPESCFVCGGGRHNPVLMEQLESRTSALISPVESIGWHGDFIEAEAFAYLAVRRLKNLPITFPGTTGVNRPMPGGVVHLPTDR
- the tyrS gene encoding tyrosine--tRNA ligase, with protein sequence MTDTADSFLPKSSFLSTMKDRGYIHQCTDPGGLDSALQEKIVPAYIGFDCTATSLHVGSLVQIMMLRHLQKSGHKPIVLLGGGTTRIGDPTGRDESRAMLTDEQIQANMDGIRKVFEKYISFGDGETDAILVNNADWLDELKYIEFLRDMGVHFTINRMLTFDSVKLRLEREQPMTFLEFNYMILQAYDFLELNRNYGCCFQMGGSDQWGNIINGVELNRRVDQKETFGLTTPLVTLANGQKMGKTMGGAIWLNDDMLSPYDFWQFWRNTDDADVGRFLRLFTELPMTEIEKLESLEGAEINEAKKVLANEATKMCHGEDAAHAAEETARKAFEEKSLAADLPKISVPKAELEAGVAFSDLFTRAGLATSKGEARRLVKGGGARLNDEKIDDSELMVTTAMLNEEGTIKLSAGRKRHILVEPA